The Primulina huaijiensis isolate GDHJ02 chromosome 17, ASM1229523v2, whole genome shotgun sequence genome window below encodes:
- the LOC140962637 gene encoding uncharacterized protein — MIEFQGSWKPKLPLVEFAYTNSYQASIGMAPYETLYGRKCRSLVYWEEVGERSQLGPDIVSQTTELVVKMQDRIKTAQSRQKSYADKRRRNFEFAVGDHVFVKVASMKGVMRFGKKSKLS, encoded by the coding sequence ATGATCGAGTTCCAGGGCAGCTGGAAGCCTAAGTTACCTCTCGTGGAGTTCGCGTATACTAACAGTTACCAGGCATCCATTGGCATGGCTCCATATGAGACATTGtacgggaggaagtgtaggtccCTAGTATATTGGGAAGAGGTAGGAGAGAGATCACAGTTAGGGCCGGATATTGTCAGTCAGACTACTGAGTTAGTGGTCAAGATGCAAGACAGGATAAAGACCGCTCAGAgccgacagaagagctatgcagataAGAGGCGCAGAAATTTTGAGTTCGCAGTAGGAGATCATGTCTTCGTGAAAGTCGCatcgatgaagggtgtgatgagatttgggaagaagaGCAAGCTCAGCTAG
- the LOC140962308 gene encoding cation transporter HKT1;3-like has translation MTSLASYRKKSSFFLTNPIQSISSCMGRCYYDLILKINPFFIHTLYFISVSLLGFGILEVLKPRTDQPKPRNIDLLFTSVSAATVSSMSTVEMEVFSNEQLIVITILMFIGGEVFTSMVGLHLKRFNTTKTWKNDEKNMDPVEKDPVSSLLPTSYLDDVVIVSDLSQNNGDTNSNNKSSSLEYDSIQFLGYVLLGYFLTIQILGFSFVMIYLTNVSTARNVLKNKGIKSSTFAVFTVVSSFASCGFIPTNENMIVFKENSGLLLILIPQLLLGNTLFPPCLRFLIWVLGKIKVLKFKSKYLLQNTGEIGYFHLLPSSHSRSLVGTVSGFLLIGFVFFSAMEWNSGGFKGLSAYQKVVGGVFESTNARHAGETVVDLSTVAPAVLVFFVVMMYLPPYTSFLPLFKNNKEQIPPKPKEVLKEKWRKRAIQDLIFSPLSYLAIFIIAICITERRSLQQDPLNFSVLNITLEVVSAYGNVGFTTGYSCDRQIRADSSCVAKSYGFAGKWSDGSKVILIIVMFFGRLKQFSMAGGRAWKLL, from the exons ATGACGAGTTTAGCTTCTTACAGAAAGAAATCGTCATTTTTTCTCACTAATCCAATACAATCAATAAGTTCTTGCATGGGTCGTTGCTATTATGATCTCATTCTCAAAATCAACCCATTCTTTATACATACTCTATATTTCATCTCTGTTTCCTTACTGGGTTTCGGAATTCTTGAGGTATTGAAGCCAAGAACAGATCAGCCTAAACCTAGGAACATAGATCTTCTTTTCACCTCTGTGTCAGCCGCCACAGTTTCGAGCATGTCCACGGTCGAAATGGAGGTTTTTTCCAATGAACAACTAATTGTTATTACAATCTTGATGTTCATCGGAGGTGAAGTGTTCACTTCCATGGTTGGGCTTCATTTAAAGAGGTTCAACACGACAAAGACATGGAAGaatgatgaaaaaaatatgGATCCTGTCGAAAAAGATCCCGTCTCTTCGTTGCTTCCAACCTCTTATTTGGATGATGTTGTGATCGTATCCGACTTGTCACAGAACAACGGTGATACCAATAGTAACAACAAAAGTTCATCACTCGAGTACGATTCGATCCAATTCTTGGGTTATGTCTTATTAGGCTATTTCCTAACGATCCAAATACTTGGTTTTTCATTTGTTATGATCTATCTCACCAATGTTTCAACTGCAAGAAATGTACTAAAAAACAAAGGGATCAAATCCTCCACCTTCGCCGTTTTCACCGTCGTTTCGAGCTTCGCCAGCTGCGGTTTCATCCCAACAAACGAAAACATGATAGTTTTCAAAGAGAACTCAGGCCTCCTACTGATTCTCATCCCCCAACTCCTACTCGGAAACACATTATTTCCTCCATGTCTAAGATTCCTGATATGGGTTTTAGGTAAGATCAaggttttaaaattcaaatccaAATATTTGCTCCAAAACACAGGAGAGATCGGGTACTTCCACTTGCTTCCTAGCTCGCACTCGCGGTCACTAGTTGGCACAGTGTCGGGATTTTTGCTGATTGGTTTCGTATTCTTTAGCGCCATGGAGTGGAATTCAGGTGGTTTCAAGGGACTGAGCGCTTATCAGAAAGTCGTGGGCGGCGTTTTCGAAAGCACGAACGCGAGGCACGCGGGGGAAACAGTCGTGGACTTATCGACAGTCGCTCCCGCTGTCCTTGTTTTCTTCGTCGTCATGAT GTATCTACCTCCCTATACTTCATTTCTACCATTATTCAAGAATAACAAAGAACAAATCCCACCAAAACCAAAAGAAGTACTGAAGGAGAAATGGAGAAAAAGGGCTATCCAAGACCTCATATTTTCACCCCTTTCCTATCTCGCCATCTTCATCATCGCCATATGCATCACGGAGAGGAGAAGCCTCCAACAAGATCCTCTCAATTTCAGCGTATTGAACATCACATTGGAAGTCGTaag TGCATACGGAAACGTTGGTTTCACGACGGGCTACAGTTGTGATCGTCAAATACGGGCAGATTCAAGTTGTGTGGCGAAATCATATGGATTTGCAGGGAAATGGAGTGATGGGAGTAAAGTAATCCTCATCATAGTCATGTTTTTTGGAAGACTGAAGCAATTTAGTATGGCTGGAGGTCGAGCGTGGAAGCTATTgtaa